In Nerophis lumbriciformis linkage group LG04, RoL_Nlum_v2.1, whole genome shotgun sequence, a single window of DNA contains:
- the kdf1a gene encoding keratinocyte differentiation factor 1, whose protein sequence is MPGHITGPPPASRHHKHHGSRPGKYSEAPAILRESTTNKDSYKDSYGQHHHNVHFHYSDTKQGRRPPPRNGSGRGSETIGFIPGSADNTRTSRHACGSCASMGWSGCKALICCILTCGFYGSREPCLPANESSTDHPPKTSSQPHPPNGIAVTNTTHLEPSKSTKSYKLPTGDSFRYPDVRIAGKTVQYPASVPKQTRTSCRGESQRPISNTSLLSRDDYDLDDLSDTGTDIDSLITKKLLELYALHQIDQLAKCTSDSSFSRKTNEISELIYSIAQDYNLEEQEAECKLVRGVIRISTRKGKKNKSHYSAGQRLNGRNDGTLPDSGNETMTFMSSDFPEVKVSEQTSSDKLARKMRHNSGRSYSSSTAMAYSPYQHDTETDSPGAPLLLL, encoded by the exons ATGCCTGGCCACATCACTGGGCCCCCGCCGGCATCTCGCCACCACAAACATCACGGCTCCAGACCAGGGAAGTACAGTGAAGCTCCAGCTATACTAAGGGAGAGCACAACCAACAAAGACTCCTACAAAGATTCTTATGGCCAGCATCATCACAACGTCCACTTCCACTACTCGGACACCAAACAAGGTCGCAGACCACCCCCACGCAACGGCAGCGGAAGGGGCTCGGAGACGATAGGCTTCATTCCTGGTTCCGCAGACAATACGCGTACCAGCAGACATGCCTGTGGCTCCTGTGCATCTATGGGCTGGAGCGGCTGCAAGGCCCTTATCTGCTGCATCCTGACCTGTGGATTTTACGGCAGCCGAGAGCCCTGCTTGCCCGCTAACGAGAGCTCCACAGACCATCCCCCTAAAACAAGTAGTCAGCCCCACCCTCCCAATGGCATTGCTGTTACAAACACTACTCATCTTGAACCCAGCAAGTCCACTAAATCCTATAAATTGCCCACTGGTGACAGCTTCCGCTACCCGGATGTGCGCATCGCAGGTAAGACGGTGCAGTATCCGGCATCGGTCCCCAAACAGACCCGTACGTCATGCCGGGGGGAAAGCCAGCGGCCAATCAGCAACACGAGCCTGTTATCCCGCGATGACTACGACTTGGATGACCTGAGTGACACAGGCACGGATATTGACTCACTCATCACCAAAAAGCTGCTGGAGCTGTACGCGCTGCACCAGATCGACCAGCTGGCCAAGTGCACGTCTGACTCGTCGTTCTCCCGCAAGACCAACGAGATCAGCGAGCTCATATACAGCATCGCCCAGGACTACAACCTGGAGGAGCAGGAGGCCGAGTGCAAGCTGGTGCGCGGAGTTATCCGCATCAGCACCCGCAAGGGGAAGAAAAACAAGAGTCATTATTCTGCAGGACAGCGTCTTAACGGGCGGAATGACGGCACGCTGCCCGACAGTGGTAACGAGACCATGACCTTCATGAGCAGTGACT TCCCAGAGGTGAAGGTGTCGGAGCAGACGTCCTCAGACAAGCTGGCCAGGAAGATGAGACATAACAGCGGGAGAT CATATTCGTCCAGCACTGCCATGGCGTATTCCCCCTACCAGCATGACACAGAGACCGACTCGCCAGGTGCTCCCCTGCTGCTTCTCTAA
- the nr0b2a gene encoding nuclear receptor subfamily 0 group B member 2a yields the protein MDNQCQCVVGSDRLLNPILFNILSQLDNSSSNNFSYHSIPHRCNCELRRTVCLKMPSQICKEASAVLVKTVHFMKNLPAFSQLPPNDQFLLLKSCWAPLFILGLAQEHVDFEVMDVPSDSMLKKILLQREGDPELEREQPTMAGVSKLKSCLKKFWSLDLSPKEYAYLKGTTIFNPDIPDLKASLFVEGLQQEAQRALSEVVQLLHPEHQERFARILLTASMLQSITPSLIIELLFRPVIGQAHLLELLAEMLFCR from the exons ATGGATAACCaatgtcagtgtgttgtcggcagCGATAGACTATTAAATCCTATCCTCTTCAACATTCTCAGCCAACTGGATAACAGCAGTTCAAACAACTTCAGCTATCATTCAATACCTCACAGATGCAACTGCGAGCTGCGGCGAACAGTGTGTTTGAAAATGCCGTCGCAGATTTGCAAAGAAGCTTCAGCAGTACTGGTCAAAACCGTCCATTTCATGAAGAACTTGCCCGCTTTTAGCCAGCTTCCGCCCAACGACCAGTTTTTGCTCCTCAAAAGCTGCTGGGCACCTCTTTTCATCTTGGGCCTGGCACAGGAGCACGTGGACTTCGAGGTGATGGACGTTCCGTCTGACAGCATGCTGAAAAAGATTCTTCTGCAGCGTGAGGGGGATCCTGAGCTGGAGCGGGAGCAGCCCACCATGGCCGGCGTCAGCAAACTGAAATCCTGCCTCAAAAAGTTTTGGAGCTTGGATTTGAGTCCTAAGGAATATGCATATCTCAAAGGGACCACCATATTTAATCCAG ACATCCCAGACTTGAAGGCGTCTTTGTTCGTGGAGGGGCTGCAACAGGAGGCCCAGCGCGCCTTGAGCGAAGTGGTCCAGCTCCTTCACCCTGAGCACCAGGAGCGTTTTGCCCGAATCCTCCTCACAGCCTCCATGCTGCAGAGCATCACGCCCAGCCTCATCATAGAACTGCTGTTCCGGCCTGTGATTGGCCAAGCGCACCTGCTGGAGCTCCTGGCTGAGATGCTCTTCTGCAGGTAG
- the LOC133598847 gene encoding trophoblast glycoprotein-like: MCNPALYVLLGLLFYAQYRCWECPGSCECFAVTRTVKCIFEDLPSVPQKGIPGYARTLIITGNNIYRIGADSFAELENVSNVMLSNNGITEMASHSFSALINLRSLDLSGNQLALIHPEALSIPGSPLQDLNLSRSLYNFTALTDLTTALRWGDLRGLLRLDLSGNHLALLPPGMFSHLPNLQHLFLANNSLTAVYSGTFSGMMDLKALDLTHNAFEAFKDDDLKELENLGNIRILLGNNPFSCSCEIKSFVTWLNESRAQVDREGVRCASPKELNNTRVRGLDVQAIGCVVPIQAEITDLTLQTSYVFLGLVLGFVGIVFLFVLYLNRRGMKRWIIEMRDACRDIMEGYHYRFEIDSDPRLGHISAHNGGRENVGLSLSQQLPNDTCIVPADTQVKTPHGTLTSTTETRRI; this comes from the exons ATGTGTAATCCTGCACTCTATGTGCTTTTGGGATTACTTTTTTATGCCCAGTACCGGTGCTGGGAGTGTCCCGGTAGCTGCGAATGTTTTGCGGTCACGCGTAcagtgaaatgtatctttgaagaTCTTCCCTCAGTGCCTCAAAAAGGGATCCCAGGCTATGCAAGGACTCTCATCATCACGGGAAATAATATTTACAGGATTGGAGCAGATTCTTTTGCAGAGCTGGAGAATGTTTCCAATGTCATGTTGAGCAATAATGG CATCACAGAGATGGCCTCCCACAGCTTCTCTGCCCTCATCAACCTGCGCTCCCTGGATTTGAGTGGCAACCAGCTGGCGCTCATACACCCGGAGGCTCTCAGTATCCCCGGCAGCCCACTGCAGGATCTCAACCTTAGTCGCTCGCTTTATAACTTCACAGCCCTGACAGACCTCACCACAGCTCTGCGATGGGGGGACCTTCGGGGGCTCCTCCGTCTGGACCTCTCTGGGAATCACCTGGCGCTTCTCCCCCCGGGAATGTTCTCCCACCTTCCCAATCTGCAGCATCTCTTCCTCGCCAACAATTCTCTCACGGCGGTCTACAGCGGAACCTTCTCTGGCATGATGGACTTGAAGGCGCTCGACTTGACGCACAatgcatttgaggcatttaaagaTGACGATCTCAAAGAGTTGGAGAACCTTGGGAACATCCGAATCCTTCtgggaaacaaccctttttcctGCTCCTGTGAAATCAAGAGTTTTGTCACTTGGTTGAACGAGTCGCGGGCTCAAGTGGACAGGGAGGGTGTGCGGTGCGCGTCACCTAAGGAGCTGAACAACACCCGGGTGAGAGGGCTCGATGTGCAAGCCATCGGCTGCGTCGTCCCGATCCAAGCAGAGATTACCGACCTAACCCTACAGACGTCATACGTCTTCCTGGGGCTGGTGCTGGGCTTTGTTGGCATAGTCTTCCTCTTTGTGCTCTACCTCAACCGCAGAGGCATGAAGAGGTGGATTATCGAAATGAGAGATGCATGTCGGGATATAATGGAGGGTTATCATTACCGATTTGAGATCGACTCAGACCCTCGCTTGGGACACATCTCGGCACACAACGGCGGCAGAGAGAATGTAGGATTATCCCTGTCGCAGCAGTTGCCCAATGACACTTGCATCGTTCCTGCAGACACGCAAGTCAAAACCCCACATGGAACCCTAACATCTACCACTGAAACTAGAAGGATTTAA